A region from the Patagioenas fasciata isolate bPatFas1 chromosome 27, bPatFas1.hap1, whole genome shotgun sequence genome encodes:
- the LOC136113315 gene encoding semaphorin-4E-like, producing MGGAAVVLYLVLQLMQGTEASLGNCIPRKTVKYHTGNLNTFMREGLSHVTTLLVSEETDTLFVGGRDVVFALDLNNISREIAREYWFPTQERQLECIRRGKDEMRCQNYILFLHKINDSDLYVCGTNAYHPACDHMVIHGANISLRGKAEESRGKCPFEPTLKYASVFVDGEFYSATSNNFLGTEPIILRSMRNPVRTEFQTSWLNEPSFVNMEIVHESESNPNGDDDKIYVFFTETAVEFEFYDKLLVSRIARVCRSDLGGKRVLQRRWTSFLKSRLSCSVPELNFDFNIVQDVFLLRRRRWQDSVFYGIFSQQWGRLDISAVCAYSMENIQQVFSKGNYKGPVTVEHSPVKWMVYRGEVPVPRPGACIDNFARSIGYNASSDLPDKVLQFVRDHPLMDDAVNPIGNRPVLLKRGSNYTRIVVDRVTGLDQHTYDVMFLGTDDGYLHKAFNCDEEMFIVEALQLFASPEPVRSLQLSSAKGMLYVGSLSAVVQLPIAQCGRYASCVDCVLARDPYCAWSQSANKCVLLANQTDHTKNLIQSVKYGDASSCHSVENSVKKCLFTLGNNVHLKCAPLSNLASVVWTFNGRRLQAEDSKYLLYDGGIAILNVTVDAAGFYDCLSVEKSKGKEFRITMARYALYAQEKTREAHVIPTMNKHSKAGAEALQSSEQPSVLDEAANQKPANSQSENLLLKLLGTGFALLFFFLLFWNFYKGHISLPWKRREVGSKPTGTAGLVSPALATEGSGSAKNCSTPQMNILC from the exons ATGGGTGGCGCCGCTGTTGTCCTTTATCTTGTCCTGCAATTAATGCAAGGGACCGAAGCATCTTTGGGGAACTGCATTCctagaaaaacagtaaaataccACA CTGGAAATCTCAACACTTTTATGAGAGAAGGATTATCCCATGTTACCACTCTCCTTGTGAGTGAAGAAACCGACACCTTGTTTGTTGGAGGCAGAGATGTGGTGTTTGCTCTTGACTTGAATAATATTTCCAGAGAAATAGCCAGG GAGTACTGGTTCCCTACACAGGAAAGACAACTGGAGTGTATTCGTAGAGGAAAGGACGAG atGAGATGCCAGAACTACATCCTCTTCCTCCATAAGATAAATGACTCTGACCTGTATGTCTGTGGAACCAACGCGTATCACCCAGCTTGTGATCATATG GTTATCCATGGGGCAAACATCAGCTTGCGAGGAAAAGCTGAAGAGAGCAGAGGAAAGTGTCCGTTTGAACCAACTCTGAAATATGCATCGGTTTTTGTAG ACGGGGAATTTTATTCGGCTACTTCAAATAACTTCTTGGGAACAGAACCCATAATACTTCGCAGTATGAGAAATCCTGTAAGAACAGAGTTTCAAACATCCTGGCTAAATG AACCAAGCTTTGTCAACATGGAAATAGTGCATGAAAGTGAATCTAATCCAAATGGAGATGATGATAAAATTTATGTGTTCttcacagaaacagctgttgaatTTGAATTCTATGACAAGCTGCTGGTCTCCAGAATTGCCCGTGTGTGCAGA AGCGATCTTGGTGGAAAACGCGTATTGCAGAGAAGATGGACGTCATTTTTAAAATCCCGCCTTTCCTGTTCCGTGCCAGAATTAAACTTCGATTTCAATATTGTTCAGGACGTCTTTTTACTTCGGAGAAGAAGGTGGCAGGACAGCGTATTTTATGGAATTTTTTCCCAGCAATG gGGAAGATTAGACATATCAGCTGTTTGTGCATACAGTATGGAAAATATTCAGCAAGTCTTCTCCAAAGGAAACTACAAAGGACCAGTAACTGTAGAACATTCCCCTGTTAAGTGGATGGTATATAGGGGAGAAGTGCCAGTTCCACGTCCTGGTGCT TGCATTGATAATTTTGCCCGGAGTATTGGGTATAATGCTTCTTCTGACTTGCCTGACAAAGTCCTGCAGTTTGTTAGAGATCACCCTCTAATGGATGATGCTGTAAATCCCATTGGGAATCGACCGGTGCTGCTGAAGCGAGGTTCAAACTACACCAGGATTGTCGTAGACAGAGTCACTGGCCTAGATCAACACACATACGATGTTATGTTTCTAGGAACAG ATGATGGATATTTGCATAAAGCTTTCAATTGTGACGAGGAAATGTTCATTGTGGAAGCGCTGCAGCTGTTTGCGTCTCCCGAGCCCGTACGATCGCTCCAGCTGTCTTCTGCAAAG GGGATGCTCTACgtggggtccctgtctgcagtGGTGCAGCTCCCGATCGCGCAGTGCGGCCGCTACGCATCCTGCGTGGATTGCGTCTTGGCGAGGGATCCGTACTGCGCCTGGTCTCAGTCCGCAAATAAATGTGTTTTACTGGCAAATCAAACCGATCATACCAA gaaTTTAATTCAAAGTGTGAAATATGGAGATGCTTCCAGCTGCCATAGTGTAG AAAATAGTGTCAAAAAATGTCTCTTTACCCTTGGAAACAATGTTCATCTTAAATGTGCTCCCCTGTCGAATCTGGCAAGCGTAGTGTGGACGTTTAACGGGAGGAGACTTCAGGCCGAGGACTCTAAATATCTCCTCTATGATGGAGGAATAGCAATATTGAATGTGACAGTGGATGCGGCTGGATTCTATGATTGTCTGTCGGTAGAGAAATCCAAAGGGAAGGAATTCCGTATCACTATGGCCCGCTATGCCCTTTATGCCCAAGAAAAGACACGGGAAGCACATGTTATCCCAACAATGAATAAGCATAGCAAAGCAGGAGCTGAAGCTTTGCAGTCTTCAGAACAACCTTCTGTACTGGATGAGGCAGCAAACCAGAAACCTGCGAACAGCCAAAGCGAGAACCTTCTTTTAAAACTCTTGGGAACTGGGtttgctcttcttttctttttcttgttgttttggaaCTTCTACAAGGGTCATATCTCTCTGCCTTGGAAGAGGAGAGAAGTCGGCTCCAAACCCACCGGTACGGCTGGCTTGGTAAGTCCAGCCCTGGCTACGGAGGGGTCAGGCAGTGCGAAGAATTGTTCAACCCCACAAATGAACATCTTGTGTTAA
- the HOMER3 gene encoding homer protein homolog 3 isoform X2: protein MGEQPIFSTRAHVFQIDPATKRNWIPASKHALTVSYFYDATRNVYRIISVGGTKAIINSTITPNMTFTKTSQKFGQWADSRANTVYGLGFASEQHLSQFAEKFQEVKEAARLAREKSQDKTELTNPALNITSHQVLPSPIISSNGPGEDKLFRSQSADVEITTEKERLKKMLSEGSVSEVQWEAEFFSLQDNNNKLVAALHEANANVDQWKKQLAAYQEETETLRQRVAELESQGAHDSSSENNKEELSQTLEELELLIKAKDEEIQMLKSQKCGRWEAEGEREEMLQKLQELETRNTELERRLHLAEQTLAETLAEREKIQNEVTKVAEIMDVKIFELSEIRQGLAKLVESN, encoded by the exons ATGGG GGAGCAGCCGATCTTCAGCACCAGGGCCCACGTTTTCCAGATCGACCCTGCCACCAAACGGAACTGGATCCCAGCCAGCAAGCACGCCCTGACCGTCTCCTATTTCTACGATGCCACGCGCAACGTGTACCGGATCATCAGCGTGGGGGGCACCAAG GCGATCATCAACAGCACTATCACCCCCAACATGACCTTCACAAAGACGTCCCAGAAGTTTGGACAATGGGCAGACAGCCGAGCCAACACCGTGTATGGCTTGGGCTTTGCATCAGAGCAACATCTCTCCCAG TTTGCAGAGAAGTTCCAGGAGGTGAAAGAAGCGGCTCGTTTGGCGAGGGAGAAGTCCCAGGATAAAACAGAGCTGACCAATCCTGCCCTGAATATCACATCTCACCAG GTACTTCCCAGCCCCATCATCAGCTCCAATGGGCCAGGAGAAGATAAGCTGTTCCGGAGCCAAAGTGCCGATGTTGAGATAACAACAGAGAAGGAGCGGCTGAAGAAGATGCTTTCAGAAGG CTCGGTGAGTGAGGTCCAGTGGGAGGCTGAATTCTTCAGCCTCCAGGACAACAACAACAAGCTGGTGGCTGCTCTCCATGAAGCCAACGCCAACGTGGACCAGTGGAAGAAGCAGCTGGCTGCTTATCAGGAGGAGACGGAAACGCTGCGGCAGCGG GTAGCAGAGCTGGAGTCACAGGGTGCTCACGATTCCTCCAGTGAGAACAACAAGGAAGAGCTAAGCCAAACCCTGGAGGAGCTGGAACTACTGATAAAGGCTAAAGACGAG GAGATTCAGATGCTAAAGAGCCAGAAATGTGGCCGATGGGAAGCAGAGGGCGAGCgtgaggagatgctgcagaagcttCAG GAGCTGGAGACAcgcaacacagagctggagcgGCGCCTTCACCTGGCCGAGCAGACACTGGCAGAGACCCTGGCTGAGAGGGAGAAGATCCAGAACGAGGTCACCAAGGTGGCAGAGATAATGGATGTGAAGATATTTGAGCTCAGTGAGATCCGGCAAGGACTAGCCAAGCTGGTGGAGAGCAACTGA
- the HOMER3 gene encoding homer protein homolog 3 isoform X1 has translation MSTTREQPIFSTRAHVFQIDPATKRNWIPASKHALTVSYFYDATRNVYRIISVGGTKAIINSTITPNMTFTKTSQKFGQWADSRANTVYGLGFASEQHLSQFAEKFQEVKEAARLAREKSQDKTELTNPALNITSHQVLPSPIISSNGPGEDKLFRSQSADVEITTEKERLKKMLSEGSVSEVQWEAEFFSLQDNNNKLVAALHEANANVDQWKKQLAAYQEETETLRQRVAELESQGAHDSSSENNKEELSQTLEELELLIKAKDEEIQMLKSQKCGRWEAEGEREEMLQKLQELETRNTELERRLHLAEQTLAETLAEREKIQNEVTKVAEIMDVKIFELSEIRQGLAKLVESN, from the exons ATGTCAACGACTAG GGAGCAGCCGATCTTCAGCACCAGGGCCCACGTTTTCCAGATCGACCCTGCCACCAAACGGAACTGGATCCCAGCCAGCAAGCACGCCCTGACCGTCTCCTATTTCTACGATGCCACGCGCAACGTGTACCGGATCATCAGCGTGGGGGGCACCAAG GCGATCATCAACAGCACTATCACCCCCAACATGACCTTCACAAAGACGTCCCAGAAGTTTGGACAATGGGCAGACAGCCGAGCCAACACCGTGTATGGCTTGGGCTTTGCATCAGAGCAACATCTCTCCCAG TTTGCAGAGAAGTTCCAGGAGGTGAAAGAAGCGGCTCGTTTGGCGAGGGAGAAGTCCCAGGATAAAACAGAGCTGACCAATCCTGCCCTGAATATCACATCTCACCAG GTACTTCCCAGCCCCATCATCAGCTCCAATGGGCCAGGAGAAGATAAGCTGTTCCGGAGCCAAAGTGCCGATGTTGAGATAACAACAGAGAAGGAGCGGCTGAAGAAGATGCTTTCAGAAGG CTCGGTGAGTGAGGTCCAGTGGGAGGCTGAATTCTTCAGCCTCCAGGACAACAACAACAAGCTGGTGGCTGCTCTCCATGAAGCCAACGCCAACGTGGACCAGTGGAAGAAGCAGCTGGCTGCTTATCAGGAGGAGACGGAAACGCTGCGGCAGCGG GTAGCAGAGCTGGAGTCACAGGGTGCTCACGATTCCTCCAGTGAGAACAACAAGGAAGAGCTAAGCCAAACCCTGGAGGAGCTGGAACTACTGATAAAGGCTAAAGACGAG GAGATTCAGATGCTAAAGAGCCAGAAATGTGGCCGATGGGAAGCAGAGGGCGAGCgtgaggagatgctgcagaagcttCAG GAGCTGGAGACAcgcaacacagagctggagcgGCGCCTTCACCTGGCCGAGCAGACACTGGCAGAGACCCTGGCTGAGAGGGAGAAGATCCAGAACGAGGTCACCAAGGTGGCAGAGATAATGGATGTGAAGATATTTGAGCTCAGTGAGATCCGGCAAGGACTAGCCAAGCTGGTGGAGAGCAACTGA